A single window of Nocardioides kongjuensis DNA harbors:
- a CDS encoding aldehyde dehydrogenase family protein, which produces MPDLFVDGEWCAPAAGGRREIRCPADGSLVGEVDEATADDTRAAVAAAHRAFHTGPWPGTSARERGDLLLRVADLLVRDKAALARMESLDTGKRLVESEYDIDDIVGVFRHYGRIAAEEAGRVVDTGNPDVVSRIVHEPVGVCGLIAPWNYPLLQVAWKVAPCLAAGNTFVLKPSELTPHTAIHLMRLLTEAGLPAGVGNLVLGAGPDAGAPLAEDPRVDLVSFTGGLATGRRLMAAAAGTVKKVALELGGKNPNIVFADADLEVALDFALTAVFLHSGQVCSAGARLLVEESVHDSFVDALVDRAGRIRLGGPFDDKAETGPLTSAAHRDKVEAYVAAGLAEGAVLRCGGRRPDDAEQPELADGYYYLPTVLDGCRSDMSVTQDESFGPVLTVETFTDEDEAVRIANDSIYGLAGAVWTQDAGKGQRVAGRLRMGTVWINDYHPYVPQAEWGGFKQSGTGRELGLAGLEEYRETKHVWHNIRPAEQRWFAG; this is translated from the coding sequence GTGCCGGATCTGTTCGTCGACGGGGAGTGGTGTGCCCCTGCCGCTGGCGGCCGCCGGGAGATCCGCTGCCCCGCGGACGGCTCGCTGGTCGGCGAGGTCGACGAGGCAACCGCCGACGACACCCGCGCCGCCGTCGCCGCCGCCCACCGGGCCTTCCACACCGGTCCGTGGCCGGGCACGTCGGCCCGCGAGCGGGGCGACCTGCTCCTGCGGGTGGCCGACCTGCTGGTGCGCGACAAGGCCGCGCTGGCGCGGATGGAGTCGCTCGACACCGGCAAGCGCCTGGTCGAGTCGGAGTACGACATCGACGACATCGTCGGCGTCTTCCGCCACTACGGCCGGATCGCCGCCGAGGAGGCCGGCCGCGTGGTCGACACCGGGAACCCCGACGTCGTCAGCCGGATCGTGCACGAGCCGGTCGGGGTGTGCGGACTGATCGCCCCCTGGAACTACCCGCTGCTGCAGGTCGCCTGGAAGGTCGCGCCCTGCCTCGCGGCCGGCAACACCTTCGTGCTCAAGCCCAGCGAGCTGACGCCCCACACCGCGATCCACCTGATGCGCCTGCTCACCGAGGCCGGGCTCCCGGCCGGGGTGGGCAACCTGGTCCTCGGTGCCGGGCCGGACGCCGGCGCGCCGCTGGCCGAGGACCCGCGCGTCGACCTGGTCTCCTTCACCGGCGGCCTGGCCACCGGGCGGCGCCTGATGGCAGCCGCCGCCGGCACCGTCAAGAAGGTGGCCCTGGAGCTGGGCGGCAAGAACCCCAACATCGTGTTCGCCGACGCCGACCTGGAGGTCGCCCTCGACTTCGCCCTCACGGCGGTCTTCCTGCACTCCGGGCAGGTGTGCTCGGCCGGCGCCCGGCTGCTCGTCGAGGAGTCCGTCCACGACTCCTTCGTCGACGCCCTGGTCGACCGGGCGGGCCGGATCCGGCTGGGCGGCCCGTTCGACGACAAGGCCGAGACCGGGCCGCTGACCAGTGCGGCGCACCGCGACAAGGTGGAGGCGTACGTCGCCGCAGGGCTCGCCGAGGGAGCCGTGCTGCGCTGCGGCGGCCGGCGCCCCGACGACGCCGAGCAGCCGGAGCTGGCCGACGGTTACTACTACCTGCCCACCGTGCTCGACGGCTGCCGCAGCGACATGTCCGTCACCCAGGACGAGTCGTTCGGCCCGGTGCTGACGGTCGAGACGTTCACCGACGAGGACGAGGCCGTCCGGATCGCCAACGACAGCATCTACGGCCTGGCCGGCGCGGTGTGGACCCAGGACGCCGGCAAGGGGCAGCGGGTCGCCGGTCGTCTGCGGATGGGCACCGTGTGGATCAACGACTACCACCCGTACGTCCCGCAGGCGGAGTGGGGCGGCTTCAAGCAGTCCGGCACCGGCCGCGAGCTCGGTCTGGCGGGGCTGGAGGAGTACCGCGAGACCAAGCACGTGTGGCACAACATCCGACCGGCCGAGCAGCGCTGGTTCGCCGGATAG
- the betA gene encoding choline dehydrogenase codes for MGAERYDYVIVGGGSAGCALANRLSADPGTTVLVLEAGRSDYRIDPFIHMPAALPIPIGNRLYDWKYETDPEPHMGGRRVFHARGKVLGGSSSINGMIFQRGNPMDYERWARDPGMETWDYLHCLPYFKRMETRYLVDGSVGADDWRGGDGPLRLEQGPARNPLFAAFFAAAQEAGYPLTDDVNGYRQEGFARFDRNVYRGRRWSAARAYLHPVRSRANLTVKTYAFVTKVNFEGKRAVGVDYSQARRVHTVSAGEVILCGGAINTPQLLQLSGIGDESLLRRHGVPVVHHLPGVGENLQDHLEVYIQYASKQPVSIAPGLRLRERPRIGYQWLFHRSGLGATNHFEGGGFCRSNDEVDYPNLMFHFLPIAIRYDGSAPENLEKGAHGYQVHIGPMYADTRGWVRIRSRDPRVHPSLQFNYLSTPTDRKEWVEAVRVARDILNQPAFAPYNDGELSPGPSVETDEEILDWVRADAETALHPSCTAKMGIDEMAVVDPTSMRVHGTEGLRVVDASVFPYVTNGNIYAPVMMVAEKAADLIAGNTPLPALDVPYYRYRDDMPLHPPGDSRNREEHR; via the coding sequence ATGGGTGCGGAGCGGTACGACTACGTGATCGTGGGCGGAGGCTCCGCGGGCTGCGCCCTGGCCAACCGGCTCTCGGCCGACCCGGGCACCACGGTGCTGGTGCTGGAGGCAGGCCGCTCCGACTACCGGATCGACCCGTTCATCCACATGCCGGCGGCGCTGCCGATCCCGATCGGCAACAGGCTCTACGACTGGAAGTACGAGACCGACCCCGAGCCGCACATGGGCGGTCGGCGGGTGTTCCACGCCCGGGGCAAGGTCCTCGGCGGGTCGAGCAGCATCAACGGGATGATCTTCCAGCGGGGCAACCCGATGGACTACGAGCGGTGGGCGCGCGACCCCGGCATGGAGACCTGGGACTACCTGCACTGCCTGCCCTACTTCAAGCGGATGGAGACCCGCTACCTCGTCGACGGCAGTGTGGGCGCCGACGACTGGCGCGGCGGCGACGGCCCGCTCCGGCTGGAGCAGGGCCCGGCGCGGAACCCGCTCTTCGCCGCGTTCTTCGCGGCCGCGCAGGAGGCGGGCTACCCGCTGACCGACGACGTCAACGGCTACCGGCAGGAGGGCTTCGCCCGCTTCGACCGCAACGTCTACCGCGGCCGGCGCTGGTCGGCCGCCCGGGCCTACCTGCACCCGGTCAGGAGCCGCGCCAACCTCACGGTCAAGACCTACGCCTTCGTCACGAAGGTGAACTTCGAGGGCAAGCGGGCCGTCGGGGTGGACTACTCGCAGGCCCGGCGCGTTCACACGGTGAGCGCCGGCGAGGTCATCCTGTGTGGCGGCGCGATCAACACCCCGCAGCTGCTGCAGCTCTCGGGGATCGGTGACGAGTCCCTGCTGCGCCGCCACGGGGTCCCGGTCGTCCACCACCTGCCCGGGGTGGGGGAGAACCTCCAGGACCACCTCGAGGTATACATCCAGTACGCGTCGAAGCAACCGGTCTCGATCGCCCCCGGCCTGCGCCTGCGCGAGCGGCCCCGGATCGGCTACCAGTGGCTCTTCCACCGCAGCGGGCTCGGCGCGACCAACCACTTCGAGGGCGGCGGCTTCTGCCGCAGCAACGACGAGGTGGACTACCCGAACCTGATGTTCCACTTCCTGCCCATCGCGATCCGCTACGACGGATCGGCGCCGGAGAACCTCGAGAAGGGCGCGCACGGCTACCAGGTCCACATCGGCCCGATGTACGCCGACACCCGCGGCTGGGTGCGGATCAGGAGCAGGGACCCGCGGGTCCACCCGAGCCTGCAGTTCAACTACCTCTCCACGCCGACCGACCGCAAGGAGTGGGTCGAGGCGGTGCGGGTGGCCCGCGACATTCTCAACCAGCCCGCCTTCGCGCCGTACAACGACGGAGAGCTGTCGCCCGGACCGTCGGTGGAGACCGACGAGGAGATCCTCGACTGGGTGCGGGCCGACGCCGAGACGGCGCTGCACCCGTCGTGCACGGCGAAGATGGGCATCGACGAGATGGCGGTGGTCGACCCGACGTCGATGCGGGTCCACGGCACCGAGGGGCTGCGGGTCGTCGACGCCTCGGTGTTCCCGTACGTCACCAACGGCAACATCTACGCCCCGGTGATGATGGTGGCCGAGAAGGCCGCGGACCTCATCGCGGGCAACACGCCGCTGCCGGCGCTCGACGTGCCCTACTACCGCTACCGCGACGACATGCCACTGCATCCACCCGGCGACAGCCGCAACCGTGAGGAGCACAGATGA
- a CDS encoding quaternary amine ABC transporter ATP-binding protein: MSVATEKDTATATSADSALSVRNLWKIFGPRADRIIGTPDAQLSRAELKAKTGCVAGVKDVSFEVAPGEVFVVMGLSGSGKSTLVRCLTRLIEPTAGSVLIDGIDVTTASDAQLRDLRRNRVSMVFQHFGLLPHRQVIDNIAYGLEIRGMKKKERRAKAEEVVSLVGLDGFSHSYPDQLSGGMQQRVGLARALAGDPSILLFDEPFSALDPLIRRDMQNEVIRLHRDLRKTMVFITHDLQEALKLGDRILIMRDGEIVQVGAPDEVVGAPVDDYVRDFVSEVPRSHVLTLKWVMREPRPDDSMDGPVMSCDTIVRQAAKAALASEHPVRVVDGERLIGIVDDDAILRVVVAEEQADQ; encoded by the coding sequence ATGAGCGTGGCGACCGAGAAGGACACCGCGACCGCGACGTCCGCCGACAGCGCACTGTCGGTGCGCAACCTGTGGAAGATCTTCGGCCCTCGCGCCGACCGGATCATCGGTACGCCGGACGCGCAGCTCTCGCGCGCCGAGCTGAAGGCGAAGACGGGCTGCGTCGCGGGCGTCAAGGACGTGTCCTTCGAGGTGGCGCCGGGCGAGGTCTTCGTCGTGATGGGGCTCTCGGGGTCGGGGAAGTCGACCCTGGTCCGCTGCCTGACCCGGTTGATCGAGCCGACCGCGGGCTCGGTGCTGATCGACGGCATCGACGTCACGACCGCCTCCGACGCCCAGCTGCGCGACCTGCGCCGCAACCGGGTCTCGATGGTCTTCCAGCACTTCGGGCTGCTGCCGCACCGCCAGGTGATCGACAACATCGCCTACGGGCTCGAGATCCGCGGCATGAAGAAGAAGGAGCGCCGGGCCAAGGCGGAGGAGGTCGTGTCCCTGGTCGGGCTCGACGGGTTCTCGCACTCCTACCCCGACCAGCTCTCCGGCGGCATGCAGCAGCGCGTGGGCCTGGCCCGCGCCCTCGCGGGCGACCCGAGCATCCTGCTGTTCGACGAGCCGTTCTCCGCCCTCGACCCGCTGATCCGCCGGGACATGCAGAACGAGGTGATCCGGCTCCACCGGGACCTGCGCAAGACGATGGTCTTCATCACCCACGACCTGCAGGAGGCGCTCAAGCTCGGCGACCGGATCCTGATCATGCGCGACGGCGAGATCGTGCAGGTCGGCGCGCCCGACGAGGTCGTGGGTGCCCCCGTCGACGACTACGTGCGCGACTTCGTCTCCGAGGTGCCCCGCTCCCACGTCCTCACCCTGAAGTGGGTGATGCGCGAGCCGCGGCCCGATGACTCGATGGACGGACCGGTGATGTCCTGCGACACCATCGTCCGGCAGGCGGCGAAGGCCGCGCTGGCCTCCGAGCATCCCGTCCGGGTGGTCGACGGTGAGCGCCTCATCGGGATCGTGGACGACGACGCGATCCTGCGGGTCGTGGTCGCGGAGGAACAGGCAGACCAGTGA
- a CDS encoding ABC transporter permease subunit gives MTATLSPSAPAQPAPGPPGGRNALDSVPRWAWALGVVVLWVVVWALTKGTHTLTPAGREHTDVQTALGGFRDDVLAGRADNPVIQFTYDIGAWFTSVVDWFQRLVSIPDFPRPVPQIGWLGVTAVATWVGLAVAGWRIAVLVALSFVSFGAFGYWSDAIDLLIVTFVAVGVSVLIGMPLAVLVGTGNRAVNAVTNTVLDVFQTMPTFVYLLPIVLFFGIGAAGAVVCTLVYALPPIIRIAGHGIRNVSTTTIEATDSAGQTWWQRLTKVQLPMARKTIVVGLNQTIMAALSMATIASYVDGPGLGQPVLDALVKNDVGGAFVPGALIVVMAVMLDRSTTAASEYSEKAARGGLDLGRRRIVLAAAAVPVLVALYVSRTYPWAAEFDDLGWTPKVADGVDGFFEWFTDTFRGFTQGFKDLISSVLLDPLQSLLAESPWWLAAGALLALAVVFGGIRAMVPTVVCIGGLLYFGLWHDAMVTLNMTLVGTVLVMLLAVVLGVAMARSRAVDVVLRPTLDAGQTIPPFVYLIPVLALFGPTRFTAIVAGVVYAAPVAIKLVADGVRAVSPSTIEAGRSTGSTRWQEIVKVQLPMARPSLVLAANQGLLYVLAMAVIGGLVGAGALGYDVVLGFARSEEWGKGAAAGISIVLLGIMVDRIARAAAHRSGAPAGR, from the coding sequence GTGACCGCGACGCTCAGCCCCTCCGCACCCGCGCAGCCGGCCCCCGGCCCGCCGGGCGGCCGCAACGCCCTCGACAGCGTGCCCCGGTGGGCCTGGGCGCTCGGGGTGGTGGTGCTCTGGGTGGTCGTCTGGGCGCTGACCAAGGGCACCCACACCCTGACGCCCGCCGGCCGCGAGCACACCGACGTCCAGACCGCGCTCGGCGGCTTCCGCGACGACGTCCTGGCCGGTCGCGCCGACAACCCGGTCATCCAGTTCACCTACGACATCGGTGCGTGGTTCACCTCGGTGGTCGACTGGTTCCAGCGCCTGGTGTCCATCCCCGACTTCCCGCGCCCGGTGCCCCAGATCGGTTGGCTGGGGGTGACCGCGGTCGCGACGTGGGTCGGGCTGGCCGTCGCCGGCTGGCGGATCGCCGTGCTGGTGGCGCTCTCGTTCGTCTCCTTCGGTGCGTTCGGCTACTGGTCCGACGCCATCGACCTGCTGATCGTCACCTTCGTCGCGGTCGGCGTCTCGGTGCTGATCGGGATGCCGCTCGCGGTGCTGGTCGGCACCGGCAACCGCGCCGTGAACGCCGTGACCAACACCGTGCTCGACGTCTTCCAGACGATGCCGACCTTCGTCTACCTGCTGCCGATCGTGCTGTTCTTCGGCATCGGCGCCGCGGGCGCGGTCGTGTGCACCCTGGTCTACGCGCTGCCGCCGATCATCCGCATCGCCGGCCACGGCATCCGCAACGTGTCCACGACGACGATCGAGGCGACCGACTCGGCGGGCCAGACCTGGTGGCAGCGGCTGACGAAGGTGCAGCTGCCGATGGCCCGCAAGACCATCGTCGTGGGCCTCAACCAGACGATCATGGCCGCGCTGTCGATGGCCACCATCGCGTCGTACGTCGACGGCCCGGGCCTGGGCCAGCCGGTGCTCGACGCGCTGGTCAAGAACGACGTCGGCGGCGCCTTCGTCCCGGGAGCCCTGATCGTCGTGATGGCGGTGATGCTCGACCGCTCGACGACCGCGGCCAGCGAGTACTCCGAGAAGGCAGCGCGCGGCGGGCTCGACCTGGGGCGCCGCCGGATCGTCCTGGCCGCGGCCGCGGTGCCGGTGCTCGTCGCGCTCTACGTCTCCCGCACCTACCCCTGGGCGGCCGAGTTCGACGACCTCGGGTGGACGCCGAAGGTCGCCGACGGCGTCGACGGCTTCTTCGAGTGGTTCACCGACACCTTCCGCGGCTTCACCCAGGGCTTCAAGGACCTGATCAGCTCGGTGCTCCTCGACCCGTTGCAGTCGCTGCTGGCCGAGTCGCCGTGGTGGCTGGCCGCCGGCGCCCTGCTCGCGCTGGCGGTGGTCTTCGGCGGGATCCGGGCCATGGTGCCGACCGTGGTCTGCATCGGCGGCCTGCTCTACTTCGGTCTCTGGCACGACGCGATGGTGACCCTCAACATGACACTGGTCGGCACCGTCCTGGTGATGCTGCTGGCCGTGGTCCTCGGCGTCGCCATGGCGCGCAGCCGGGCCGTCGACGTCGTGCTCCGCCCGACCCTCGACGCCGGGCAGACCATCCCGCCGTTCGTCTACCTGATCCCCGTCCTGGCGCTGTTCGGCCCGACCCGGTTCACCGCCATCGTCGCGGGCGTCGTCTACGCGGCGCCGGTCGCGATCAAGCTGGTCGCCGACGGGGTGCGTGCCGTGTCGCCCTCGACGATCGAGGCGGGACGCTCGACCGGGTCGACCCGCTGGCAGGAGATCGTCAAGGTGCAGCTCCCGATGGCGCGCCCCTCCCTGGTGCTCGCGGCCAACCAGGGCCTGCTCTACGTCCTGGCCATGGCCGTCATCGGCGGCCTGGTCGGCGCCGGCGCGCTGGGCTACGACGTCGTGCTCGGCTTCGCGCGGTCCGAGGAGTGGGGCAAGGGAGCGGCAGCCGGCATCAGCATCGTCCTGCTCGGGATCATGGTCGACCGGATCGCCCGGGCGGCTGCGCACCGCTCCGGCGCCCCGGCCGGCCGGTAG
- a CDS encoding glycine betaine ABC transporter substrate-binding protein yields MRHISWRATGLTSVAASVAILLAACGGGTIDEQTKANESKAGSAGDCGELNIAVNPWVGDEASSYVVGRVASQQLGCKVNYKELKEDVSWQGFGTGEVDVVIEDWGHPDLEKKFFADQGDGSATDLGPNGNVGIIGWYVPPWLAKEHPDILEWKNLNKYAKEFATSESGGKGQFLGADPSYVQFDEAIISNLKLDFKVVFSGSEAASITAFQQAEKNKEFLIGYFYEPQWLFAEVPLEKVALPPYEDGCQDVPAKVACDYPETQLKKVVSTSWQKEGGPGVDLVTNFKWTNDDQNQVAKYIAEDDMKPEEAADKWIADNQDKVDAWLQ; encoded by the coding sequence GTGCGACACATCAGTTGGAGGGCGACCGGCCTCACCTCGGTTGCGGCGTCCGTGGCGATCCTGCTCGCCGCCTGTGGCGGCGGCACGATCGACGAGCAGACCAAGGCCAACGAGTCCAAGGCCGGAAGCGCCGGTGACTGCGGCGAGCTCAACATCGCGGTCAACCCGTGGGTCGGCGACGAGGCCAGCAGCTACGTCGTGGGTCGCGTGGCGAGCCAGCAGCTCGGCTGCAAGGTCAACTACAAGGAGCTCAAGGAGGACGTGTCCTGGCAGGGCTTCGGCACCGGCGAGGTCGACGTCGTGATCGAGGACTGGGGCCACCCCGACCTCGAGAAGAAGTTCTTCGCCGACCAGGGCGACGGGAGCGCGACGGACCTCGGTCCGAACGGCAACGTCGGCATCATCGGCTGGTACGTCCCGCCGTGGCTCGCCAAGGAGCACCCCGACATCCTGGAGTGGAAGAACCTCAACAAGTACGCCAAGGAGTTCGCCACCTCCGAGTCGGGAGGCAAGGGCCAGTTCCTGGGTGCGGACCCGTCGTACGTGCAGTTCGACGAGGCGATCATCAGCAACCTCAAGCTGGACTTCAAGGTGGTCTTCTCCGGCAGCGAGGCAGCCAGCATCACCGCCTTCCAGCAGGCCGAGAAGAACAAGGAGTTCCTGATCGGCTACTTCTACGAGCCCCAGTGGCTCTTCGCCGAGGTCCCGCTGGAGAAGGTGGCGCTGCCGCCGTACGAGGACGGCTGCCAGGACGTCCCGGCCAAGGTCGCCTGCGACTACCCGGAGACCCAGCTGAAGAAGGTCGTCTCGACCTCGTGGCAGAAGGAGGGCGGTCCGGGCGTCGACCTGGTGACCAACTTCAAGTGGACCAACGACGACCAGAACCAGGTCGCCAAGTACATCGCCGAGGACGACATGAAGCCCGAGGAGGCCGCGGACAAGTGGATCGCGGACAACCAGGACAAGGTCGACGCCTGGCTCCAGTGA
- a CDS encoding GcvT family protein, whose product MATVPTSAGVVVIGAGIVGNSLVHHLARLGWRDIVQIDKGALPNPGGSTGHASNFIFPVDHSREITDLTLDSVRQYQEMGVFTQSGGFEIARTPERMEELRRRMSSAKAWGIEAELVSPEFVKEKVPFIEADQFIGAFWTPSVGVVDSLRAGTIMREAALATGELTVVPTVEVIGMDTEEDADGRRRITRVRTDGGDIETSHVVIAAGVWSPKLGDMAGISIPLTPAVHQMISVGPCPQLAEREGEISFPIIRDMDTFCYERQHGADMEVGSYAHRAILHEPEDIPSIEQSKLSPTELPFTSEDFDPQLEQAYELMPELLGAEGAEMRYAINGLLSLTCDGAPILGESQVRGLWTAAAVWIKEGPGVGRAVAEWMTQGWSEIDVHHSDIARFHAHQMRREHTRLRTTESFIKTYGIVHPAEQYESDRDQRLAPMHDAQKKLGAFFFETAGWERPHWYESNAPLLEVYGDAVMPREHEWDARWWSPIINAEHLRMREAAGVVDLSAFAVFDITGPGALDTVQRTCVAQCDVAVGKVIYTPVLNANGGFLSDLTVMRLGEDHFRVVTGGAHGMADRKTFSDQVTDPATTLVDVTDQVSTIGLWGPRARDILASLTSDDVSDEGFGFLTCRDITVAGVPVLASRISYVGELGWELYVAMDDAARLWDALLEAGQPHGAVPVGIGVYGTTGRIEKGYRAYGYELDSERTIVEAGMQRPKVKAADFVGKEAYLAQREALSTTGPAAVLCTMTVDDHTSASGIKRYMLGGEPILTRDGGTLTDGHGHHPYVTSAGSAPSLGKHVLLAYLPPDQAVLGNQLAVSYMEELYPVTVASVDATPLLDPDNERIR is encoded by the coding sequence ATGGCCACCGTTCCCACCTCGGCCGGCGTCGTCGTGATCGGCGCGGGCATCGTCGGCAACAGCCTCGTGCACCACCTCGCGCGCCTGGGCTGGCGCGACATCGTGCAGATCGACAAGGGGGCCCTGCCCAACCCGGGCGGCTCCACCGGGCACGCGTCGAACTTCATCTTCCCCGTCGACCACTCGCGCGAGATCACCGACCTGACGCTCGACTCGGTGCGGCAGTACCAGGAGATGGGTGTCTTCACGCAGTCCGGCGGCTTCGAGATCGCCCGGACGCCAGAGCGGATGGAGGAGCTGCGGAGGCGGATGTCGAGCGCGAAGGCGTGGGGGATCGAGGCGGAGCTGGTGAGCCCGGAGTTCGTGAAGGAGAAGGTTCCCTTCATCGAGGCCGACCAGTTCATCGGGGCGTTCTGGACGCCGAGCGTCGGAGTGGTCGACTCGCTGCGCGCCGGCACCATCATGCGCGAGGCGGCCCTCGCGACCGGCGAGCTGACCGTCGTGCCCACGGTCGAGGTGATCGGCATGGACACCGAGGAGGACGCGGACGGTCGCCGCAGGATCACCCGGGTGCGCACCGACGGCGGTGACATCGAGACCAGCCACGTCGTGATCGCTGCCGGCGTGTGGAGCCCCAAGCTGGGCGACATGGCCGGCATCAGCATCCCGCTCACCCCGGCCGTGCACCAGATGATCAGCGTCGGCCCCTGCCCGCAGCTGGCCGAGCGCGAGGGTGAGATCTCCTTCCCGATCATCCGCGACATGGACACCTTCTGCTACGAGCGCCAGCACGGCGCCGACATGGAGGTCGGCTCCTACGCGCACCGCGCGATCCTGCACGAGCCCGAGGACATCCCCTCGATCGAGCAGTCGAAGCTCTCGCCGACCGAGCTGCCGTTCACCTCCGAGGACTTCGACCCGCAGCTCGAGCAGGCCTACGAGCTGATGCCCGAGCTGCTCGGAGCCGAGGGCGCGGAGATGCGCTACGCCATCAACGGCCTGCTGTCGCTGACCTGCGACGGCGCGCCGATCCTGGGGGAGAGCCAGGTCAGGGGCCTGTGGACCGCGGCCGCGGTGTGGATCAAGGAGGGCCCCGGCGTCGGTCGGGCGGTGGCCGAGTGGATGACGCAGGGCTGGTCCGAGATCGACGTCCACCACAGCGACATCGCCCGCTTCCACGCCCACCAGATGCGCCGCGAGCACACGCGGCTGCGCACCACCGAGTCGTTCATCAAGACCTACGGCATCGTGCACCCGGCCGAGCAGTACGAGTCCGACCGCGACCAGCGGCTCGCCCCGATGCACGACGCCCAGAAGAAGCTCGGTGCCTTCTTCTTCGAGACCGCCGGCTGGGAGCGTCCGCACTGGTACGAGTCGAACGCCCCGCTCCTGGAGGTGTACGGCGACGCCGTCATGCCGCGCGAGCACGAGTGGGACGCCCGCTGGTGGAGCCCGATCATCAACGCCGAGCACCTGCGCATGCGCGAGGCCGCCGGTGTGGTCGACCTGTCGGCGTTCGCCGTCTTCGACATCACCGGACCCGGTGCGCTCGACACCGTGCAGCGCACCTGCGTCGCCCAGTGCGACGTCGCCGTGGGCAAGGTGATCTACACCCCGGTCCTCAACGCCAACGGCGGGTTCCTGTCCGACCTGACCGTGATGCGGCTGGGCGAGGACCACTTCCGCGTGGTCACCGGCGGCGCGCACGGCATGGCGGACCGCAAGACGTTCAGCGACCAGGTCACCGATCCCGCCACGACGCTGGTCGACGTCACCGACCAGGTCTCGACCATCGGGCTCTGGGGGCCGCGGGCGCGCGACATCCTCGCGTCGCTGACCTCCGACGACGTCTCCGACGAGGGCTTCGGCTTCCTGACCTGTCGCGACATCACCGTCGCGGGCGTCCCGGTGCTCGCCTCGCGGATCTCCTACGTCGGCGAGCTGGGTTGGGAGCTCTACGTCGCCATGGACGACGCCGCACGGCTGTGGGACGCGCTGCTCGAGGCGGGGCAGCCGCACGGCGCCGTACCCGTCGGCATCGGCGTCTACGGCACGACCGGCCGGATCGAGAAGGGCTACCGTGCCTACGGCTACGAGCTCGACTCGGAGCGGACCATCGTCGAGGCCGGGATGCAGCGGCCCAAGGTGAAGGCCGCCGACTTCGTCGGCAAGGAGGCCTACCTGGCCCAGCGCGAGGCCCTGTCGACGACGGGGCCGGCCGCGGTGCTGTGCACGATGACCGTCGACGACCACACCTCCGCCTCGGGGATCAAGCGCTACATGCTCGGTGGCGAGCCGATCCTGACCCGCGACGGCGGCACGCTCACCGACGGGCACGGCCACCACCCGTACGTCACCAGCGCCGGGTCCGCGCCCTCGCTCGGCAAGCACGTGCTGCTGGCCTACCTCCCGCCCGACCAGGCCGTCCTCGGCAACCAGCTCGCGGTGTCGTACATGGAGGAGCTGTACCCGGTCACGGTCGCCTCGGTCGACGCCACCCCGCTCCTCGACCCCGACAACGAGCGCATCCGATGA